From a single Brassica oleracea var. oleracea cultivar TO1000 chromosome C5, BOL, whole genome shotgun sequence genomic region:
- the LOC106295058 gene encoding exocyst complex component EXO70A1, with protein sequence MESPENSVGFDSDGSLETAERIILRWDSTASEEARGKMIFQSDRDEVDRFLRAVDEIQRSVSSLSFSSPPSFSSSSAATDDQEVKANSALQIAMARLEEEFRNILLSQTSVFEPDSLFLEESSVSGEDSTDAPPEEEEEGSDSGSGSSRLTRRRSSYRSTSSIREMDLISPEAVSDLRSIVQRMVAAGYSRECIQVYGNVRKSAVDTILKQLGIVKISIGDVQKLEWEVVEGKIRKWIRAAKVCVRIVFSSEKRLCSDLFDEEAMGDTCFMETVKTSALRLFTFPEAISISRRSPEKLFKILDLHDAMGDMLPDIEAIFDSDDSSSRAVYLQASEIQTRLAEAARGILSEFENAVLREPSVVPVPGGTIHPLTRYVMNYISLISDYKQTLNNLIVSDPSTGSDPNPNAPVIDFTELDGKSPLALHLIWLIMVLHFNLEEKSHHYRDASLAHIFIMNNIHYIVQKVKGSPELREMIGDHYLRKLTGIFRHAATNYQRSTWVRVLNSLRDEGLHVSGSFSSGVSRSALRERFKAFNAMLEDVHRSQSTWSVPDAQLREELRISLSEHLIPAYRSFLGRFRGNIESGRHPENYLKYSVEDIDRIVLDFFEGYAHPPNLRRR encoded by the coding sequence ATGGAATCACCGGAGAACAGTGTTGGTTTCGATTCCGACGGCTCGTTAGAGACGGCGGAGAGGATAATACTCCGATGGGACTCAACAGCTTCCGAAGAAGCGAGAGGGAAGATGATATTCCAGAGCGATCGTGACGAAGTAGATCGGTTCTTGAGAGCCGTAGATGAAATCCAACGGTCCGTGTCATCTCTCTCCTTCTCCTCTCCTCCTTCCTTCTCCTCCTCCTCCGCCGCCACCGATGACCAAGAAGTCAAAGCCAACTCAGCTCTCCAAATCGCGATGGCTAGGCTCGAGGAAGAGTTCCGCAACATCCTCCTCTCCCAAACATCCGTCTTCGAGCCCGACTCTCTCTTCCTAGAGGAGTCATCAGTCTCCGGAGAAGACAGCACTGACGCTCCCCCCGAAGAAGAAGAAGAAGGTTCCGATTCCGGTTCCGGTTCAAGCCGGTTAACGCGTAGGAGAAGCAGTTACAGATCCACAAGCAGCATACGCGAGATGGATCTCATCTCCCCCGAAGCAGTTTCCGACTTGAGATCGATCGTTCAGAGAATGGTCGCCGCCGGCTACTCCCGCGAGTGCATCCAAGTCTACGGAAACGTCCGCAAATCCGCCGTGGATACGATCCTCAAGCAGCTCGGGATCGTCAAGATCAGCATCGGAGACGTGCAGAAGCTCGAGTGGGAAGTGGTGGAAGGAAAAATCAGGAAGTGGATCCGCGCGGCTAAGGTCTGCGTGAGGATCGTCTTCTCAAGCGAGAAGAGACTCTGTTCCGACCTCTTCGACGAAGAAGCGATGGGTGACACGTGTTTCATGGAGACGGTGAAGACGTCTGCTCTACGCCTCTTCACTTTCCCCGAAGCGATAAGCATCAGCAGAAGATCGCCCGAGAAGCTCTTCAAGATTCTCGATCTGCACGATGCTATGGGTGACATGTTGCCCGACATCGAAGCGATCTTCGACTCGGATGATTCATCATCGCGAGCCGTCTACCTCCAAGCTTCCGAGATTCAGACGAGGCTCGCGGAGGCGGCGAGAGGGATACTCTCCGAGTTCGAAAACGCCGTTCTCCGCGAGCCTTCTGTGGTCCCCGTCCCTGGAGGGACTATCCATCCTTTGACGAGGTATGTGATGAACTATATCAGCTTGATCTCTGATTACAAGCAGACTCTCAACAACCTCATCGTGTCGGATCCCTCGACCGGATCCGATCCCAACCCCAACGCGCCGGTGATTGACTTCACCGAGCTGGACGGTAAGTCACCGTTGGCTTTGCATCTGATATGGCTGATCATGGTGCTGCATTTCAACTTGGAAGAGAAGTCGCACCACTACAGAGACGCGTCCCTAGCTCACATATTCATCATGAACAACATTCACTACATAGTCCAGAAGGTGAAAGGATCGCCGGAGCTGAGGGAGATGATCGGAGACCATTATTTGAGGAAACTCACTGGGATATTCAGACACGCGGCCACGAACTACCAGAGATCCACGTGGGTCAGAGTGCTGAATAGCTTGAGAGACGAAGGGTTGCACGTGAGTGGGAGTTTCTCCTCTGGTGTGTCGAGAAGTGCGTTGAGGGAGAGGTTTAAAGCGTTTAACGCGATGTTGGAAGATGTCCATAGGAGTCAGTCTACGTGGTCGGTTCCGGATGCGCAGCTTAGAGAGGAGCTGAGGATATCTTTGTCTGAGCATTTGATCCCGGCTTATAGATCGTTTCTTGGGAGGTTTAGGGGGAATATAGAGAGTGGGAGACATCCGGAGAACTACTTGAAGTATTCGGTTGAAGATATTGACAGGATCGTTCTTGATTTCTTTGAAGGGTATGCACACCCGCCAAACTTGAGGAGACGATGA